From the Pseudomonas baltica genome, one window contains:
- a CDS encoding TonB-dependent siderophore receptor has product MNRRLSASLLLVSACSALPLAHAADEVVLPSTQIEDSAVRGDEPSVGYQGKPASSTTKLGLTDKETPQAITTITRKQMDDFHMNGIKDALRSAPSVTVEQSETDRTEFTSRGFEIGSFEYDGMGMPFAQTTLIGDQDMAEFEQIDVLHGANGLMSGTGNPSATVNFVRKRPTDTFQAQIGTSVGSWDSRRVDVDVSGPLTPTGNVRGRFIYAHDKGNSWMDRYSHEKNVAAGLLAFDVSDADTLTVGFTQHNSDSNGSTWGNLPLIDGNGNRIHYSSRSANVGQPWTYWNMHTQRAFAELKHDFGNGWNATVTATAINEKQDTNMFYVDSVTDGTARAFTAHTTSEAHEMIGEAKASGPFSLFGREHQLTVGTTYGRTHQKAREWDPEPGGYYELPFAGVLPGAVAEPDFTQTSDGNTQNFVDRQKSLFAGARFSLADDLHWIAGARMMSMDSSGASYGSDHSQREHGKVTPYTGLVYDLTPQWSVYTSWTKIYNPQYGYNGLDGKPLAPLEGKSLEAGLKGSVLDNRLDLTAAVFKTQQSNAMGSYIQSGSQYLYQTTDYKSHGIELQASGEALPGLDLMGGYTYVRIDDEDGDKTRRYVPTHSFHGMASYRLPGMPKATVGTRVSWQSGIQSDATSVVRQNAYGLVDLMASYDIDSHWNTALNFNNITDRKYLLSMYSQTASSYGAPRNLTASVTWKY; this is encoded by the coding sequence TTGAATCGTCGCCTCTCCGCCAGCTTGCTGCTGGTCAGCGCCTGCAGCGCCCTGCCCCTCGCCCACGCCGCCGATGAGGTGGTGCTGCCATCCACGCAGATTGAGGACAGCGCCGTTCGCGGCGACGAACCCAGTGTGGGCTATCAGGGCAAGCCGGCGTCCAGTACCACCAAGCTGGGGCTGACGGACAAGGAAACGCCGCAGGCGATTACTACCATCACCCGCAAGCAGATGGATGATTTCCACATGAACGGCATCAAGGATGCGCTGCGTTCAGCGCCCTCGGTGACCGTAGAGCAAAGCGAAACCGACCGTACCGAGTTCACCTCGCGGGGGTTCGAGATCGGCTCCTTCGAGTACGACGGCATGGGCATGCCGTTCGCGCAGACCACCCTGATCGGCGATCAGGACATGGCCGAATTCGAGCAGATCGACGTGCTGCATGGCGCTAATGGCCTGATGAGCGGCACCGGAAACCCGTCGGCGACGGTCAACTTCGTGCGCAAGCGGCCTACCGACACCTTCCAGGCGCAGATAGGCACCAGCGTGGGCTCGTGGGACAGCCGCCGCGTCGACGTCGATGTGTCCGGGCCGCTGACCCCCACCGGCAATGTGCGCGGACGCTTCATCTATGCGCACGACAAGGGCAACTCGTGGATGGATCGTTACAGCCACGAAAAAAACGTCGCCGCCGGCCTGTTGGCATTCGACGTGTCCGACGCTGACACCCTGACCGTAGGATTCACGCAGCACAACAGCGACTCCAATGGCAGTACCTGGGGCAACCTGCCGCTGATCGATGGAAATGGCAATCGTATCCACTACAGCAGCCGCAGCGCCAACGTCGGCCAGCCGTGGACCTACTGGAACATGCACACTCAGCGCGCCTTCGCCGAGCTCAAGCATGATTTCGGCAATGGCTGGAACGCCACGGTGACTGCCACGGCGATCAACGAGAAACAAGACACCAACATGTTCTACGTCGACAGTGTCACTGACGGTACGGCGAGAGCCTTTACTGCCCATACCACCAGCGAAGCCCACGAGATGATCGGCGAAGCAAAAGCCTCGGGGCCGTTCAGCCTGTTCGGGCGCGAGCATCAACTGACGGTGGGGACTACCTACGGCCGCACTCATCAGAAGGCCCGCGAATGGGATCCCGAGCCCGGCGGCTACTACGAACTGCCATTTGCCGGCGTGCTGCCTGGCGCAGTCGCAGAGCCGGACTTCACGCAAACCAGCGACGGCAATACACAAAACTTCGTCGACCGACAAAAAAGCCTTTTCGCCGGCGCCCGCTTCAGCCTGGCGGACGACCTGCACTGGATCGCCGGCGCGCGCATGATGAGCATGGACAGCTCGGGTGCCAGCTATGGCTCCGATCACTCCCAGCGCGAGCACGGCAAGGTCACGCCCTACACCGGCCTGGTCTACGACCTGACCCCGCAGTGGAGCGTCTACACCAGCTGGACCAAAATCTACAACCCGCAGTACGGCTACAACGGCCTCGACGGTAAACCTCTGGCACCGCTGGAGGGCAAGAGCCTGGAGGCCGGCCTCAAAGGCAGCGTACTGGACAACCGCCTGGACCTCACCGCTGCCGTGTTCAAGACCCAGCAAAGCAACGCCATGGGCAGCTACATTCAGTCTGGCTCCCAGTACCTGTATCAAACCACCGACTACAAAAGCCATGGCATCGAGCTGCAAGCCTCAGGCGAAGCCCTGCCCGGCCTGGACCTGATGGGTGGCTACACCTACGTGCGCATCGACGATGAAGATGGCGACAAGACCCGCCGGTACGTACCGACCCACAGCTTCCATGGCATGGCCAGCTATCGCCTGCCGGGCATGCCCAAAGCCACCGTCGGCACCCGTGTGAGTTGGCAGAGCGGCATCCAGAGCGATGCCACCAGTGTGGTTCGCCAGAACGCCTATGGCCTGGTCGATTTGATGGCCAGCTATGACATCGATAGCCACTGGAACACGGCGCTGAACTTCAACAACATCACCGACCGCAAATACCTGCTATCGATGTACAGCCAGACCGCGTCGAGCTACGGCGCCCCACGCAACCTCACCGCCTCGGTCACCTGGAAGTACTGA